A genomic stretch from Podospora pseudoanserina strain CBS 124.78 chromosome 3, whole genome shotgun sequence includes:
- a CDS encoding hypothetical protein (COG:C; EggNog:ENOG50KOG1840) has protein sequence MSQISEYVDPELLFDSARQCWANFEHLIQILPRDHQHTITAHDAQGRFSVWRQDLEGLQDELLWNSTDERKQDAHNAIYDTLLNLNSALNDIGSILSEEQPGSQEDDLMSLLGDEEQADPENAELVAFLSSPTTRVDELFLSIWSHIDRLFKLASLLRREIRHESSSLATISVPAPGDDFIYDYHMKSKTKDRHTPEITPQLELRSLPTLLSGNESKSKSPAPSMTPKESTAINISATEKDTTPTYDTDTGTERVVFEEDNGGLEVADLTTFVIDGIPLQFGKPFQCPFCGVIKSIGTRSEWRQHVSEDLKPYVCTSQQCGSGLFASRREWFSHELEFHRSTWKCQPCHVRFLSRSTLMQHLNTKHQSQNLKTSNILAMVQTKRDSSTRSCPLCDEWTTQETERDSTSFCQHLGRHLQQIALEAIPPLKGWKQYH, from the exons ATGTCACAAATATCAGAGTACGTTGACCCCGAACTTTTGTTTGACTCAGCGAGGCAATGTTGGGCAAATTTCGAACATTTAATTCAAATCCTTCCGCGAGATCACCAGCATACCATCACAGCACACGATGCCCAGGGCCGCTTCAGTGTCTGGAGACAGGATCTGGAGGGGTTACAAGACGAGCTACTTTGGAATTCGACAGATGAACGGAAACAGGATGCTCACAATGCCATCTACGATACCCTCCTAAATCTTAACAGTGCCCTGAACGACA TTGGATCGATACTTTCCGAAGAGCAGCCCGGCAGTCAAGAAGATGATCTCATGTCTCTGCTGGGAGATGAAGAGCAAGCAGACCCAGAGAACGCAGAACTCGTTGCGTTTCtttcctcgccaacaactCGAGTTGATGAGCTTTTTCTCAGTATTTGGTCTCATATAGACCGTTTGTTTAAGCTGGCCTCCTTGTTGCGACGCGAAATTCGTCATGAAAGCAGCAGTCTAGCTACAATATCTGTTCCGGCACCAGGAGACGATTTCATCTATGATTATCACAT GAAGAGCAAAACGAAAGACCGACATACGCCAGAAATCACCCCTCAACTGGAGCTGAGGAGCCTACCTACGTTGTTATCAGGCAACgagtcaaagtcaaagtctCCAGCCCCGTCTATGACCCCAAAGGAGAGCACGGCAATCAACATATCTGCAACCGAAAAGGATACAACTCCTACGTATGATACGGACACTGGGACCGAACGAGTTGTCTTCGAGGAAGACAATGGTGGGCTTGAGGTAGCAGACTTGACCACATTTGTCATTGATGGGATCCCTCTTCAGTTCGGCAAACCTTTTCAGTGTCCGTTCTGTGGTGTCATCAAATCAATTGGCACACGGTCCGAATGGAG GCAGCACGTGTCTGAGGACCTCAAACCTTACGTCTGTACGTCCCAGCAATGCGGATCGGGTCTGTTTGCAAGTCGACGCGAGTGGTTTAGCCACGAACTTGAGTTTCACAGAAGCACCTGGAAGTGTCAGCCCTGTCACGTAAGGTTTCTGTCTCGATCGACTCTAATGCAGCACCTTAACACCAAGCACCAATCCCAAAACCTGAAAACCAGCAATATTTTGGCCATGGTTCAAACAAAAAGAGACTCCTCTACTAGATCCTGCCCACTGTGTGACGAATGGACAACGCAAGAGACGGAGAGGGACAGCACGAGCTTTTGCCAGCATCTGGGAAGGCATTTGCAGCAGATTGCACTGGAGGCGATACCACCGCTAAAGGGATGGAAGCAATACCATTGA
- a CDS encoding hypothetical protein (EggNog:ENOG503NUVP; COG:G) has protein sequence MGQCQSINAQPGEGCFELAQRCRISQYDFDRFNPNVCGNIYVGMRMCCTEPVCCLSPPSSRRRTVPPPPTIELSPPPPAGGSCETYTVKGGDTCEDIASAFGVSEDGLDRINVFTSGWGGCKYLFSAGLLTWLFCQALRSLYRMTSRS, from the exons ATGGGCCAATGCCAATCCATCAACGCCCAACCTGGCGAAGGCTGCTT TGAACTAGCCCAACGTTGCCGCATCTCGCAATACGACTTTGACCGCTTCAACCCCAATGTCTGTGGGAATATCTACGTCGGCATGCGCATGTGCTGCACCGAACCTGTCTGCTGcctctccccaccatcgaGTCGCCGGCGGACGGtacccccaccgccaaccatCGAGCTatcgcccccgccccccgcTGGTGGGTCGTGCGAGACTTACACCGTGAAGGGCGGGGACACCTGTGAGGATATCGCTTCTGCTTTTGGGGTCTCGGAGGATGGGCTTGATAGGATTAATGTTTTTACttctggttggggagg CTGTAAGTACCTATTCAGTGCGGGTTTGCTAACATGGCTTTTCTGTCAGGCGTTAAGGAGTCTGTACCGGATGACGAGTCGGAGTTGA
- a CDS encoding hypothetical protein (COG:I; EggNog:ENOG503NYJ8): MTVSQTLENGQPPFNEQIQAPESCVACQRSNKKVWTCVQCGHYTFCDDYWDKERPHGPGARGFDNRPHEKVDPAVVERIFGEGRTKEEQAELFDTDTETMWFGVNKSSNESLLDYSDRLIDIMLESDGFSTSDRYLQLISFVGKTGEGKSTVIKMLIGREQASIGGTKSFPAPVNGLTNDLISASGDVHLYANPATHHEKHPVLLADCEGLGGGQNVPRAKEHQSSRKVCTAKVPAKDRMGQRLQNLLQSV; this comes from the exons ATGACAGTTTCTCAGACCTTGGAAAACGGACAGCCGCCTTTTAATGAGCAAATTCAGGCCCCAGAGTCCTGTGTTGCTTGCCAACGCTCAAACAAGAAAGTCTGGACTTGCGTCCAATGTGGGCATTATACCTTTTGCGATGACTACTGGGACAAAGAGCGCCCTCATGGTCCTG GTGCTAGGGGTTTCGACAACCGTCCACACGAAAAGGTTGACCCGGCAGTTGTTGAACGTATCTTCGGCGAAGGGAGGACTAAGGAAGAACAAGCAGAATTATTCGATACTGATACGGAAACCATGTGGTTTGGTGTGAACAAGAGCAGCAATGAATCGCTTCTCGACTATTCAGACCGCTTGATTGATATAATGTTGGAAAGTGATGGGTTCAGCACGTCAGATCGTTATCTGCAGTTGATCTCCTTTGTTGGTAAAACAG GTGAGGGTAAGAGCACAGTCATCAAGATGCTCATCGGCCGCGAGCAAGCGAGTATTGGGGGCACCAAATCCTTTCCTGCGCCCGTGAACGGTCTAACCAATGACCTCATATCGGCTTCTGGAGACGTCCACCTTTATGCCAACCCAGCTACTCATCATGAGAAACACCCCGTCTTACTTGCCGACTGCGAAGGCCTGGGTGGCGGCCAAAATGTACCAAGAGCCAAGGAACATCAGAGCAGTAGAAAGGTCTGCACGGCGAAAGTTCCAGCGAAAGATCGGATGGGCCAAAGACTCCAGAACCTCCTCCAGAGTGTATGA
- a CDS encoding hypothetical protein (COG:I; EggNog:ENOG503NYJ8) codes for MQIDEQIGKLYNTIRDRATSSHKEKRSVRMALNAEKLYQFMNAAYDHFSENLDKPFDFVKEALHLNLMPHDFKGHKLHLVLAVRNGMSSMGYPNTERQLLEKVKPLLASCMTLVITRNNLTGTIKDLLNSTFRKPVRMAFEELCDKWLPCGFESNGYTCCNIRFAHVKGHQASNGKIFQKGPYQPSITDGQFEGWFNGFGAELKKMMEELPRAGSEKDNAWGKHLQHLERLYDDNSKLSHSENVSHGTCFCCMNNVPEHVLPCGHILCTECVSALGDHKERDIMLVRYCPFHRHTHNWDRDPVQIRFKPEGAGIRTLSGGRGLVKLIMLEELQKLLNNITVQNFFNLIVGTSTGGIVSLGLGVKNLAVSECIRDFKDLFGKAFTPRRLKKL; via the exons ATGCAGATCGATGAACAAATCGGTAAACTCTACAACACAATTAGAGACAGGGCCACGAGTTCGCACAAAGAGAAGAGGTCCGTACGTATGGCGCTTAATGCGGAAAAGCTCTACCAATTCATGAACGCCGCATACGATCACTTTTCAGAGAACCTCGATAAGCCGTTCGACTTTGTCAAGGAGGCCCTACACCTTAACCTCATGCCTCACGACTTTAAGGGCCATAAGCTACACCTTGTACTCGCCGTTCGCAACGGAATGAGTAGTATGGGATATCCCAACACCGAGCGCCAGCTCCTGGAGAAGGTGAAGCCCCTGCTCGCATCCTGTATGACACTTGTTATCACTCGGAACAATCTCACAG GGACAATCAAGGACCTCTTGAATAGCACGTTTCGCAAACCAGTGAGAATGGCTTTTGAAGAGCTCTGTGACAAATGGCTACCTTGTGGCTTTGAAAGCAACGGTTATACGTGCTGCAACATCCGATTTGCCCATGTTAAGGGTCACCAGGCCTCGAATGGCAAAATATTTCAGAAGGGGCCATATCAGCCAAGCATCACTGACGGCCAGTTCGAGGGGTGGTTTAATGGATTCGGTGcagagctgaagaagatgatggaagAGCTCCCACGTGCCGGAAGCGAAAAGGACAATGCATGGGGTAAGCATCTTCAGCACTTGGAGCGCTTATATGACGACAACTCAAAGCTCTCCCACTCGGAAAATGTCAGCCACGGGACTTGTTTTTGCTGCATGAACAACGTTCCAGAGCATGTCTTGCCTTGTGGGCATATTTTGTGCACCGAGTGTGTTAGCGCCCTTGGTGATCATAAAGAACGGGACATCATGCTCGTCAGATATTGCCCCTTTCACCGCCACACGCATAATTGGGACAGGGATCCAGTTCAGATTAGGTTCAAGCCAGAGGGTGCTGGAATACGCACTTT AAGCGGTGGACGGGGTCTTGTTAAGTTGATCATGCTGGAGGAACTACAGAAActtctcaacaacatcaccgtGCAAAACTTTTTTAATCTGATTGTGGGTACCAG CACCGGAGGAATCGTTTCTCTCGGCCTGGGCGTAAAAAATCTTGCTGTATCAGAGTGCATACGCGATTTCAAGGACCTCTTCGGGAAGGCATTCACCCCCCGAAGACTGAAAAAGCTGTGA
- a CDS encoding hypothetical protein (COG:I; EggNog:ENOG503NYJ8) produces MSKLRSGKSHKPILLTNYNVTGPECEKFRLNYEILRSANPKNEIKVWEAALATSAAPPYFKPYVQSATGKSFVDGGLHYNCPAWVAHHKRQILWKDVQYQQPDVLLSLGTGRVPVPQPTKRGFRNLVNIILDMVQGQLNSEEA; encoded by the exons ATGTCAAAGTTGCGATCAGGGAAGTCTCACAAGCCGATCCTGCTAACCAACTACAACGTCACCGGCCCCGAATGCGAGAAGTTTAGGC TGAACTACGAAATTCTGCGTTCAGCAAATCCCAAGAATGAGATAAAGGTCTGGGAAGC TGCGTTGGCAACATCGGCTGCACCTCCCTACTTCAAGCCGTATGTTCAATCTGCTACTGGGAAATCTTTCGTAGATGGTGGTTTGCATTACAATTGTCCCGCTTGGGTTGCTCATCATAAGCGTCAGATTCTATGGAAGGATGTCCAATATCAACAGCCCGATGTACTGCTATCTCTCGGAACTGGTCGGGTACCA GTCCCCCAGCcaacaaaaagggggtttcGCAACTtggtcaacatcatcctcgatATGGTTCAGGGCCAACTGAACAGTGAGGAGGCCTGA
- a CDS encoding hypothetical protein (EggNog:ENOG503NY7U; COG:I) → MTDNPEDRARYIRLNVMFDIRLGLNKVDQLDMLETTTRLSAKGSLELRDAADRLIASSFCLEREGPVIKGRVCKGSIRCRFDPGSDDAKSLGTLLFSRITPDFEPHFLLQTDYRQRKE, encoded by the exons ATGACCGACAATCCCGAAGACCGGGCACGCTATATCAGACTCAATGTTATGTTTGATATAAGACTGGGTCTAAACAAGGTTGACCAACTAGATATGTTGGAGACAACAACTCGTCTAAGTGCCAAAGGGAGCCTCGAACTGAGAGACGCGGCCGATAGGCTGATTGCAAGCTCATTCTGCCTCGAGAGGGAAGGCCCTGTGATCAAGGGCCGTGTTTGCAAAG GTTCCATCCGCTGCAGATTCGACCCCGGGAGCGATGATGCCAAATCCCTCGGCACTCTGCTTTTCAGCCGTATCACGCCCGATTTTGAGCCACATTTCTTGCTTCAGACCGATTACCGCCAGCGTAAAGAGTAA
- a CDS encoding hypothetical protein (COG:L; EggNog:ENOG503NTZ9), whose product MPPRKRATDDSGCTPPAKALRLTFSQPSPPLQPSTSSQPSTSSQPPSYSQPTTAEREAFQNPPLSPPEQAELIALTQADDEPLTQTDDEQLELYGGFASKIVGVRYYNGVVTIGEVVVSKREPSNQYDENAIRIDNVFGRQVGHIPRNVASKLAPYMDAGDIDIEVVVSGPKEYYECPVQINIYGTSHPARRLALEDRLKKDRLLKATQLKTTRKQNELQRQAAENELRRQYSENERRPSMGLKSDRSAVGLPVPAPAPAPETTLEDLTKASQSVNVRPTGGGFVQTLALSEEQLSQMPLAEQPKSIKAKLLPYQLQGLAWLTAKENSTFPQPGSPDSVQLWKRDAKGNYNNLGTNITVATPPSLLSGGILADDMGLGKTLQIISLIMTGGPGITLIVAPVSVISNWEQQIQRHVHEKDAPKVLIHHGTTRQTTSKALKEYGVVITSYGTLASEASGKGPLSQIEWRRIVLDEGHTIRNAKTKAALAACQLKAKSRWVLTGTPIINNIRDLHSLLRFLRITGGIEQPEVFNMVIGRPLALKQRRAVSLLQHLMNDLCLRRLKDMNFVDLKLPAKTEYIHRITFWEDEKKKYDALLSEAQGALRDFQSRKKGPGAEKNRFQSVLERLLRLRQTCVFSSVCIVTFALTCHSCNHWTLCKDRITDLLQLLEDNDVVPLNAKNRALLQQALQLFIESQEECPVCFEAMKSPVITHCKHAFCRPCISKVIEIQGKCPMCRASLSEDNLVEPAPEKGIEEMEVDNLDRETKSSKTEALLKILQATLKKEGSKVIIFSQWTSFLNVIQRQLDEAGYTYTRIDGSMNATKRDVAIKALDEDPNTRIMLASLSVCSVGLNLVSADTVVLADSWWAPAIEDQAVDRVHRLGQTRETTVWRLVMEGTVEERVLDIQAEKRELVGKAFQEREKKGEKRKETRMADVMKLLS is encoded by the exons ATGCCGCCTCGCAAACGTGCCACCGACGACAGCGGGTGTACGCCCCCCGCCAAAGCCCTGCGTCTCACGTTTTCGCAGCCCTCACCTCCTTTGCAACCGTCCACTTCTTCACAGCCGTCAACTTCTTCGCAGCCGCCAAGCTATTCGCAGCCCACAACCGCCGAGCGAGAGGCATTCCAGAATCCTCCCCTTAGTCCTCCCGAGCAAGCTGAGCTTATCGCCCTCACTCAGGCTGACGATGAGCCGCTCACTCAAACTGACGATGAACAGCTGGAGCTCTACGGTGGCTTTG CCTCAAAAATTGTCGGTGTGAGATACTACAATGGTGTCGTGACGATTGGCGAGGTCGTTGTTTCCAAGCGAGAGCCCTCCAACCAATACGACGAAAATGCCATTCGCATCGACAATGTGTTTGGCAGGCAAGTCGGTCACATTCCCCGCAATGTCGCGTCCAAGCTTGCTCCATACATG GACGCTGGAGACATTGACATTGAGGTTGTCGTCAGCGGGCCTAAAGAATACTATGAATGCCCAGTCCAGATCAACATCTACGGGACGAGCCACCCCGCGCGTCGCCTTGCTTTGGAGGACCGTCTCAAGAAAGACAGGCTGCTCAAGGCCACCCAGTTGAAGACTACCCGGAAGCAGAATGAGCTACAGCGTCAGGCTGCCGAGAATGAGCTGCGCCGTCAATATTCGGAGAATGAACGGCGTCCATCTATGGGTTTGAAGAGCGACAGGTCTGCCGTGGGATTGCCCGttccggctccggctccggcgcCGGAAACCACTCTAGAGGACCTCACCAAGGCCAGTCAGTCCGTGAATGTTCGGCCAACTGGTGGAGGTTTTGTCCAGACGCTGGCCTTAAGCGAGGAGCAGCTCTCACAAATGCCCCTAGCTGAGCAACCCAAGTCCATCAAGGCCAAATTGCTGCCATATCAGCTCCAAGGTCTTGCTTGGCTGACCGCGAAGGAAAACTCAACCTTCCCGCAACCTGGCTCCCCAGACTCGGTACAGCTTTGGAAACGCGATGCCAAGGGTAACTACAACAATCTTggcaccaacatcaccgtTGCAACGCCCCCTTCTCTTCTGTCAGGAGGAATCCTGGCCGATGATATGGGTTTAGGCAAGACTCTGCAAATCATCAGTCTGATCATGACTGGAGGGCCCGGAATCACGCTTATTGTGGCACCTGTGAGCGTAATAAGCAACTGGGAGCAACAGATTCAGCGCCATGTCCACGAGAAGGACGCCCCCAAGGTTCTTATCCATCACGGCACGACCAGGCAGACCACTTCCAAGGCATTAAAGGAGTACGGTGTTGTCATTACAAGCTATGGTACCTTGGCTAGCGAGGCTTCTGGCAAAGGGCCGCTTTCTCAGATTGAGTGGCGCCGGATTGTTCTCGATGAAGGTCACACCATTCGCAacgccaagaccaaggctgCTTTGGCCGCCTGCCAGCTCAAGGCGAAGTCACGATGGGTTCTGACGGGAACCCCCAT catcaacaacatccgAGATCTGCATTCTCTGCTTAGATTCCTCCGCATCACTGGTGGTATCGAGCAACCAGAAGTGTTCAACATGGTGATTGGTAGACCTCTAGCGCTTAAGCAGCGTCGCGCCGTGTCTCTTCTTCAGCACCTTATGAACGATCTTTGTCTCCGTCGTCTCAAGGACATGAATTTTGTGGACCTCAAGCTTCCGGCCAAGACCGAGTACATCCACCGTATCACCTTctgggaggatgagaagaagaaatatGACGCTTTGCTTTCTGAAGCGCAGGGCGCGCTGAGGGATTTCCAGAGCCGCAAGAAAGGGCCTGGTGCCGAGAAGAATAGATTCCAGAGTGTGCTTGAGAGACTTTTGCGTCTTCGCCAAACGTGTGTGTTCTCGTCTGTTTGTATTGTGACTTTCGCACTAACATGCCACAGCTGCAATCACTGGACACTGTGCAAGGATCGCATCACCgaccttcttcagctcctcgaAGACAACGATGTCGTGCCACTCAACGCCAAGAACCGCGCCCTTTTGCAGCAGGCCCTCCAATTGTTCATAGAAAGCCAAGAGGAGTGTCCTGTTTGCTTCGAGGCCATGAAGAGCCCGGTCATCACTCACTGCAAGCATGCTTTCTGTCGGCCTTGCATTTCCAAGGTGATTGAAATCCAGGGCAAGTGCCCTATGTGTCGGGCTAGCCTGTCCGAAGACAACTTGGTTGAGCCCGCACCTGAAAAGGGCATCGAAGAAATGGAGGTGGACAACCTCGACCGTGAGACCAAGAGCTCCAAAACCGAAGCCTTGCTCAAGATTTTGCAAGCTAccctgaagaaggaggggtcaaaagtcatcatcttcagccaGTggacctccttcctcaatGTCATCCAGCGTCAGCTTGACGAGGCTGGGTACACCTACACTCGTATTGACGGCAGCATGAACGCCACCAAACGTGACGTGGCTATCAAGGCTCTTGACGAGGACCCCAACACAAGGATCATGCTGGCTAGTTTGTCGGTTTGCAGTGTGGGATTGAACTTGGTGTCTGCTGATACTGTCGTTTTGGCAGATAGCTGGTGGGCGCCTGCGATTGAGGATCAGGCGGTGGATCGTGTGCATCGGTTGGGGCAGACGCGGGAGACGACGgtgtggaggttggtgatggaggggacggtggaggagagggtgctggACATCcaggcggagaagagggagttggtggggAAGGCGTTTCAggaaagggagaagaagggggagaagaggaaggagacgaggatggcggaCGTGATGAAGTTGCTTTCTTGA